The Solenopsis invicta isolate M01_SB chromosome 12, UNIL_Sinv_3.0, whole genome shotgun sequence DNA window TCACGCTGCGTTTGTAACCACACGATGGATCGTGAAGCACCAAAAGCGGTGCAACTGAAATAAAGCCGTCTCGTTTCAAAAGGTAGCAAAAATGGACAGCTTCGTGCAAGTTCTTCACACCAATTGGGCAGTGCGCCAGCGGCCAGAGCCAATGGATCCTGAATCTGCTGTACGATCTTGTTGGtaatttttttagatgtaaAGTCGTCTGGGTGAAGCCAATAGGTCGTATCATTCGATTCGTCCTGCTCTACCAAGGCACTCTCGTCCCGAATAGTGCACAATACAAATACATGTCTCAAGAGTTGCAAGACATCCTCAACGGTGCACGCGTTTGCGTTTTGCGTTGGATTACGAGAGTACAGTGTTACGATCGGCGTCGCTCTGCCGGACGACTCCTCGTCTCTGGCTTCCTTGTATATTATCCTGTAACATAAGACAAATATTGATCAAATGATGGTGCTCAGCGGTGTGGTTTTCTGTTTTTATCATaccatttaataagatttaataagatttaaatcATTACGTGTAGGTTGGTTCCCATATCCTTTTCAATTTCTCTTGACGGCTACCCAATTCGGTTAACTGCATTAGTTCCTGGACCGCTTGAAAAATACTAGCATGCGAGTCCGAAAGCGATATCTCGACATCCGGGATACCCGGAAAGCCTGGTCCTTTCAACGACAAAGAAAGTCTAGGCATAGGCAACGACCCTATACGACTGTTAACTTGCGCTTCGCTGCCAGGAGGGGGAACTTCTAGGTCCGTTGTCTATTGTAAAGATATTTCGCGAgataaaaaacttttacaaagcGTACCTAATTTACATTGTACATTAATTACCTGATTAATGTTCGTTCGACCAGGACGTGGATCAAAAGCAGGAATAAGAGCAGAAAATTGACGTTTCAATACAAACTCATCATCCCATGCACGTCTCTTGCTGCTCTGCGGTGCTTCTTCTTCCATGAATGCTGCTAGGAGATTACGACTTACCATTACTTCTTCATATTCTCCTTCGCAACCGTCACCTTCTTCTTCATTCTCTTCATCTTCCTCCTGGAGGAAGTAATAAAGTTACAATTACGTTTCATTGTAAAACGATGTTCATTGTTTACACCACACATTTACAACACACGGTGTTATTCCGATCAAGCATCTTAAATTTGACATCATTGACGTTGTCAAAATTAATCAATTCAATCAATCggattaattgaattttttcgtAACAAAGATAGATCAAGATTAAGAATTGTTTAATAGCTTGAGAGAATTATAACATGGCAAATTGTTATCAAGAAAGAGATATAGATATATCTTAAACCAAATCAAAGAAGACACCTTATTCGAAAAAGCTTACCGACTCATTTTTGAAGCATTGACCACAACTCTTAATGAAACACTGCACACTGCTCACCTCTTGGtcattttcttcattatcttCTTCCTCTTCTAGGACACCATCTTCGTCATCTTCCAATTCGGTCAAAAGTGTTGGTCCACCAGTAGTACGACCTCCACCGGTGCTAGAAGTCGCTACACCTCCGCAAGATTCCAAGAAATCTTCAAGACTGACCTAGAACCATAAATATTTGCTTGtattaaaataagacaaaacTACATCTCTTTCAAAGAAACAAATAGAACTCCTTTGGTTACTCAAAAAGAGTTAGTTATCCATAAATGGTAATTTTACCTGCTCGCTATCACTACTTGTACTAGTCAGAGACATAGTAAGCGCTTGTCCTAAACCTGGTCCAGTTGTCGTAGTAACGCCACTACCAGCTACTTGTCCGCTACTAGTTAGACTTGGATAACTTTGCGCCGTACTAAGTAAACCACCAGGAAAATTGGGACTGAGTGCCAATCGTACGAGACTAGATACAGAATTCGGTCCTCGAATTGGGTTACAACTCGTATTAGAATTTGAAGCAAGATGCTGTCCGCCCGCAGGTCctggaaatatttttgaatatttttctgGTTTTCTTTGAAAGAATTAATCGTTACAAAAAAAGTGCAACGTTGAAAAAAGGCGAAATTATCGatcttttaatgtaactaaatgtattgaaagaaatatcatttcataaaaattgcagATGTTTAAAGATGTAagcctaataataataataataataataataatgataatgataataataataataataataacaataaaaggaacaaaaaatacacaaatttcatctcgtgtaattttatataatatgtaactaACCTAATGTTCGTCTTCGCGCCATTGCAGCAAAAGTTTCCAATAAACCAGTAGCAGCTGTTGATTCCAAGGTATTGTTAGCATCGGAACAAGCGAGATTAGGCACAGATACCGACATGGGATTGGTAACCACAACAGGACAACCGCCCGTTGTATTTTGCGTAGACGAACTAGCTTCTTTCTCTCGAGTACAGTCTTTAGCAACTAATTCGAAGGAAATGTACGCAATTTTTACATACGCTATCAGCACGAGCATGAGGAAAGGAAATCAAATTAATGTTGGATCATATGTATATCGCATACTGCTTGaatgagatttttaattttaacgtgtGTACAGTTAAGGACGATTTCTCGATCTAACATACGTCCGAATTAAATGTAAGCATTACTATGCTAAAATGAGTAATATATTGAAAAGTATATATCGCGGAAAAAGTTATCGATACACATACCGTCCGTGATTCCAGTAGGATGATGTCTTGGTACAGATTTAATCCTTAATGAATTTTCATCAGACTCGCCGGAAACGCTGATTCTAACAGGAACTAAACCAAGTAGTTCACCACTCAGAAAACTATTAGTATTGTTGCGTAATCGATCAGCACCCTCTCTCATTCGGTCGAGAACTTCAGCGGTTTCCAAACTCAGTAAGCCTCCACTGGCCTATATTAATTTGTCATACAAACTATTAATATCTTACAGATAAAAGGAGAAAGATATTGTGcaaacaacaacaataataatattactaatatcaataataataataataataataataataataataataataataataataataatgatgatgatgatgatgatgatgatgatgatgatgatgatgatgatgatgatgatgatgatgatgattatGATGATAACaataatgagataaatataaaaattgacctTGTTTCCTCGTACAGTGGCAAAGAGTGGTTTCGAACTGGATGCTCGGTTACTAGTGCTATTAACCGGACAGTCTGTATTGAGGGTGAGGCTTTCAACGATGGTAGCTAGATCGCTAGTAACAGTGGTATCTGGTCTAGGATGCAATACAACTGAAAGTTCACTCGTCGAGTTTGCTCCGCTCTCACCAGTTACAGCAACCACCGCTTCCGCACGAGCTACTGATAACACACTCTCGGCTATCGATTCGGCAGCTTGCTGCTCGTCACGATTAGTGAATTAGAATTAGTTTAACGTTCTGAGAAATAATCTTGGAATATGGACaattacaaataaacaaatagtaCCTTTGCTGCTAGATTATCCGCACTCGCAGCTTGATCCGTAGAGGCTACCGAACCACGCATAGCGGTATCGGTGCAATCGGGTAAACTAGGGGTGCTGTTTGATTTTCGGCCGGTTAAAACTCCTCCGCCGCTCTTACACTTTGCCGTACTGTCCGTGTCGAGGCCAGCGCCAACCAATCGGAGATCGTATTTTCCTTCAGCACCCATTCTGTATGAATTAGAACCACCATGATCCCACGTTACGTCAATCCATCCATTATGCAATTCTCCCGTAACCGTGCCTTCGCCTACATAACATCAAAATGGTCTAGCGTTAGTGATCCAGTGATCATGTCTGTCTCCACAGACATGCAGTTGTTTAGTTGTCGGTTGATTCACTGAAATAATAGTAGCGATACTCGTAAAACTCGTCGATGGTAGCATACCTGGTGGCACGCCATCCTGATCCCTCCACTTCCAGTCCAGACCTCTAGACACTCGAACTCCAGCAACTAAATGTTTAAGAACTTGGGTCTTAATAAATCTTCTTTGCTTTCGTACACCGGCTTCAGCTTCCTTGGCTGCACGACCTAAATCTTCGCATACTCCAGTAACCTCTCCATAAACTTCAAAACCAGACACAGACAAATAATGCGTCTGTCCAGAAGCATTTTTTCCAATCTGTTGCAAACGCAAGTGTCGCCAGCCTTGGGTCTCTTCACTCGGTGGCTCCAATGTCCAGGTAGATGTACTGCCCGGCTCGTTTAAAGAACAATCGTCTACGTGGGCATACAACGTAATCCAAGTAACACCATCCTTTGACGCTTGAAACATCCAATTTCTTAATGCACTTCTACCATATCCTCTCGCGTGTCTCAAAGTATAAGCACTTGGAATAATCCAAACTCCAAGATCTATCGAGAACCAAGCCCGTTTATCGTCATTGGTGTGACAATTTAATGCTGATGGATCACGGCTGAGTATATCCTCGAGGTGACCGTACGGCAGATTTCTTCCGTCACTCGATGTCACGACAACTAAGCCATATTGACCTGGATTTACCCATTCTGAACAAGTTTTAGCATTTGTTCCGATCCAATACAACAAACCATTTTCGTCAAAGTCATGCTGATActtgaacaatattttattttcttctttcaatctCTTCACAAAAGCGAATGTAGACCTATCGTGATCGTGCCATTGTTTCGCCACCATTTTTAACAGATGATTCTCCAATTGTTGTATTGTACTTAATGGTTCCATTTTTAAGCTACGCCCAGATCGATCTATTAACGCGCTCTCACTAGAAGCTTTTTCTAGTCGAAAGCGTAATCGCCTCGTCAGGATCTGCAAGAAAAGAATGTATGTATTACGCatcaaagaaatatatgtattgcaAAAGGTACTGCATTATCAATGAGCGTAATTATTGATGTGAATGCGCAATGCGATATAACTGTAAATCTTGGCCTGCAGACCTGTAAACCGTAGCCTGATCCGGGGGTATCGTACAGATACACGGGTAATTTTTCTATCGACTCCAGCACCGAAACCAACTTATGAACTAAAATTTTCGCCGAATTAGGCTCCTTATTCGTATCTTTTGTTTGGAAGCAGCTCTTGAACGTAGTTATCCTTTGCATCCTAAGTTTCGTCGCTCTCAAAGTCGTGGGCGAGGGTCCAGGAGGCGCAGCCAACAAGGCGAGCAACGCTTGTATGAGACCACTCGAGTGTAACTCATACGCGGACACTCGACCTTCTTCATTCAATAATACTTTGAGTTGTTCTAACGCAGTTTGCAATAGATCGCGCCATTCGCGACTTCCAGATTGTTGCTTTTGAGATGCTTTTTCTATTTGATTAACAATGGCACCAAGCTTAGCAACTATACCGCGTGGTTGAGCTTGAGCCGCTTTAAAGTAACGCTCGTATATCTCTTGCGCTTGCACTTTAACCTTCTGTTTAATCGCTTCAATCTTCGATCTTAATCTCTTGCCCCTTTTCCCAGTCCAACCTGCTGCAAATTCTGGCCCTAAGTGTAAATGACATGAAATCGGTATAACTCTCCAACTAATAGTCAATAATACTATTCTAGTGTATCTAGTGTAACAATAAGGAAATACCCAAGCTTGTTTCCGCTGTAAAAGAATGCTTAGTGCCTCTGTTCGACTCGAAAATAAAACCTGGCAAGTCTTCCCTTAGAATGGTTGCCTGTTGTTGACCATCActattatgtatacataactCGCTTTCCTTTCTACTAGATAACGCCCAATTTCCCACGACTAGGCGTGTAGTACCAGGACGAGAGAGCACAGGCTGACTTACAAAATTCACTTTTAACTGGCTACGCGCTCTTTGCAGTTTTTCCAGAAATTCACCACGGTTCTCTGCAaagtacaaatataataatagatgtGTCATATGACTCGCGCACGTTTCGATAAAACAATATGAAATTAAGTATGAAACGTTACGAGAATGTGGAATGTTACAAgaggaaaataaagagagaaaagttGAGCTAAATATGTATctttatatctaaaatattgccttttttgtttttcagttttttatttatacaaaagttttatactAAAAAAGATGGATATAACGTGCCGCGAATTAAACACGTATGTGACCTACCTTCAGTGGTAAGCGACTCTGTGTTCCTCCCCTTTCCTGTAGGCAGTTAGTAAAACcagttattttttactttagttCCCCCTCACAAAAGTTAATCACAAATggaaaatgtaatgtaaatcaaatgaagtaaaattgaagaaaatatatttgtttatcattaataatgaAAAGGAGTAAAAGAGGCTCCCTAAGAAGAGTGAATAACAGCGGGatgtgaaaaatatgaaaaatagtGCGCGAGATCGATGTGACTTTTGCAAATACAAAGTCAAGCGTGCGTGCGTTGTATGTTTGTGCATGCTCACCCGATGTGTCCGTTCCACCTTCCGGACTTCCGCTAGAGTACATAGTTGCCAGTTTGCCATCAAGAATAAATCTAAACCATCCGTTACTTCCGTTCGATAATTCTAGAGCCGCCGCATCGGACCAGATGTAAAGACAATCACGTCCTCGACATATGCACCAATCTCTCCAGTGATACGCTCTGCCTATTAATAATTCTTTCGCATCTTCCATTCTTTGTTCTTCTCCCGATTGATTCGATTCCGCTTCTGGCTCGGGTGTACTTTCTTGTGGTCCAGCTAAAGCGGCAACTTTTGAAAATACTCCTAAACGTGCGAAATGTTCTAAGAACTCATCTTTGCCTTTAATCATCAGATCCTGTATCATTTGCAGAACGACTAAATGGCCGTCCTCATCCTCCTGTTAATATTAGAACATACGagtttttaaatagttttaaaacacGTAAAGCGCAAAACAATCGAGACAAAAGACaagttaataaaacttttttctgaGACGTAGAACAAGCACACACTATGTATCGATGATGCACTTTCaatgcgtgtgcgcgcgcgcacacgcgtgaGTGTGTAtgttttgcgcgcgcgcgtgtgtgttgtgtgtgtgtgtgtgtgtgtgtgtgtgtgtgtgtgtgtgtgtgagagtgtgtgtgtgtgtgtgtgtgtgcgcgcgcgtgtgtgtgtgtgagagagacagaaagataCTACAGTTTTACTTTGCAAAATTGCAAAACATAATCGACGTAGTAAACTGTTACGGGtactgtttttttcttaaactgCAATCCGCTGGAATGAATGTAAACACCTTTTTAGATCCCATCAACGGCAAACAGGCAGTAGACGAAAATAAAACTCTGACATATTTATCTTGTTGATTTTCTGACAAAAGGTATAAAACCTTTAAGACCTTATATCTCTTTACATTATTCGTTTGACAATTTCAATCATCAGCTGGTAAATCTTGCTTTCttgcattaataataaagttaatcgCTTCAAGAGATTGTATATACAATGTACAATCAACAATCTTATaacagttgcaaagctgcttttttCTGAACGcagttatatattccattgtaTAAAGAGAATAATCGCATATGTCGGTAACATATCGGTGATTCTAGTATAATATGACTCGagtgatatatgtataatatcaaGTGGAGATACATTACATTACATGcgtaagtttaatttttagtgAGTTAAATTCACGCTTCAGGTAAACTACAATAAGTGCATGTagtttatgttaatattaaacaatgtacatCAAGTCTCGACATAGCTATTAATTGTAAAACTTAAATTGGAAACTTGCGGAACAGCATGAGAAACGACTAAAGGATTTTCGCAAGTAGCGAGCGAATGGAAATATGCAATAGACGTTACCGTCGAGTCGAGAATGTAGTTGCGAAAACTCGAAGGCTTGTGAGTCGTAAGGCCGGGTAATTTGGCCGGGCCAAACGTCTTAAAAACTGTAGGTGATGACAATGGCGCCTTTATTTCATATTCCTGTGAACAATCTCGACTAAATCACTGATATCGCCACTTGAATCAATTGTCTCTCTGCCTGCATGCATGCATGTTGGGATCTTGATAACGTCTCGGTTCCatcttttagatttttaataattcacatATTTTTCGATAAGAGGAGAATTCCATCGCGTAAACGTTTCTCGCGTTATTAGACATTAGATACACAGTAGTTTTTATGCAGTTTTATGCAACAAGTATCGTTTATTTggaatcttttaaatttatacaaaaaaagaaagatttctcCCCTAATCGATAAATATCTGAGAGAAAttcttttcttataaaatatataaaagaaatagctTTCTCTATGTACATAGCGTTCTTTCTTTACTAATTTTACTGCTTTAATACTTGAAAATACAATATAACGCGAGAAACTATGTCAAAAGttgaacatttaattatatacatatacataagcatatatacatacataattattattattattacacttacctcATTGTCTAAAACATTGGCAATTACTTCAACGAGCATAGCTCCACATCCTCCGGTTCTATCAGATCCACATGTTTCTACAAGCAATTCTGGCTGGATGTAATGCACCATTTTTCTAATCAAACTTAAACTCGCTTTCCTAACACTTGGTAACATAGTCGACTGAAAAGTTGCACAAAACACCGGCAACAATCGTTTTAAATAAACAGGCGCCATTTCAGGATCCCCCTTAGGTTCTGTAAATTCTTCCACTTCCGTCTCAAGTTTTCTATGTTCTTGACTCGGCGGTAACATCCATTCTCCAGGAGACTGTAAAATAGCTGCAACTTCTCTATGTCCTTCGTCGACGCGCTCTCTGGCTTTATCCAAAGGTGTTTTACCATCCTCGTCTCTCAAATCAGGATTAGCACCGTGCCTGAGTAGAACCTTGGCGATAGCCGGTCTTCCGAAACAAGCCGCGTAGTGTAAACTGGATGACCGTTGACCTTTATTAACGTCCGCACCTCTATCGCACAAAAATTCGACCATCTCTTGCGTACCGAATGCCGATGCCCAATTGAGTAAAGTTTGCCCAACATCGTCCATAAAGTTAACTTCAATTCCTCCTGTGTCGATCGCCTCGATCAACGCATCCGTATCCTTGGAACGTATGCAATCGATCAATTGTCTGTGGGACTTTTCTCCAGCGCTATCCAAACGTCTCAGTCTTGGTAATAAGGGACCAGACGGACCACCGGTAGTGCTACGGCCCAGTGCTGATCTTCCCTCAAACAATAAGACTAGCAAAAGATCGATCAACCTCATGGAATCAAGAGCGCATCGTTCGTCTCCCTTTAGTGCCTTTTCTATCGCATCTGGCAATTCCGAACGTAAAAGATCGTGCGTAATGGACGGTGATCCTCTACAGAGCGTCGATAAAAGGCTAATTATAGTTGAAACAGAGGCGCAAGACTTTGGTTCCGGAGTTGGAATTGTGCTCACGGTACTGGATGGCGGAGGTGTCTTTGGATTGCTGCAAGTTGCTGTAGCGGATGTGCCAGGACCTGCTGCATTTGACAATCTAAAAAATGAGATTCgcgtaaaaaaacaaaaaacaaccAAGAGACGGGAAGATTTGTACAAagcgagatatatatatatatatatatatatatatatatatatatatataaatctccAGAGATCAAAAGATCCAAAGATTATACCGATATAAAAGTTCAGAAACTAGTCCATTTGACGCTAATGGCGCAGGATCTGTTCCTCTTCTGGAAAATCTGTCGGCCAGTGATGCGAAACAACGAAGCGCCCCGTCCGCAACGTGTGCGTCCTCGTGTCTAAGCAAGACCGACAAAGCCTCGACGCAATCGGGCAAGGTCTTATCTTGAGGCTCAACTTTGCCACATAGTCGAGTAACGACTGCCATCGCTGAATGCAATGTGTCCCGATGCACACGAGCTCCGTGTTCTCGGATGAAACACAACGCGCAAGGTAGACCACCAGCCTCGAATACGGCACCCGCTTCCCTGGCGCATACAAGTTCCAACACctgataacaaaaaataatcaagtataagatttcacacatttcaTTTCCGCACTTCTCCTATTCCTTACAAGAGACATTGagaaattttatacacaattttatGCACAGATTATATGTCACATGCCTCAGTCAATTCAATCTTTTGTATCATATACCTTTATACATTGCTCCGCCAAGTCCCGACTGACTCTAGAGCCGAGCCCAGCGCCAGAAAGGCGACTGCAGATGGCCTTTACAGCACCTTCCATGGCAACCACTCTGCGCGTACATTCTGCGGAGACGTCCAAGTAATAGGTGATGGCTCGAGCGGTTACTTCGAGCACACTGTCCGGTACCAATTCATCCAGAAAAATTCTGCAAAGTGCTGGGAGGAATGTGCGCGGAGGACAGCTGAGAACATAATGCAATAACATTTACTATTGTGCTGCTACAGTATACAAACTACAGTTATTTTTTACCATTCGAAACAACGATCCACATTATCGGACATAAGCAACAGCATACATAATTGTTCTAATGCGATTAACTGCATGTCTCTTTCATCTCCCTGCCCCATACTGAGCCATTCTAACAAAGTCTCAGGATCAACATCTGCcatcttaaaaagaaaaaaaccatgACATCATTTTTCATACATCTTAAGTATAAGTAATTTTTCACTTATTcccagataaatattttttaaatatgtaaatgtcaACCTCAAGTTTACACAAGAATGATTTGCAAATTGACAgaaatttacaagattttttccAAGCTGGAAATCAACTACATTTGGATTGACAAACATTTGAAGCTCAAGATtcaaatctattaaaatttattaattactgtaAATTGCTAAATTGAACAGCAAATAATCGTATCTTTACTGGAAAATATGATGACAAGTTATTATTTCCAACACTTACCTTATACTTTGAGTAGCACCCAATGgatcaaatttatttcaatactcTGAAAGAAAAAGTTAGAAAACATAATTCAACTATGCAACTTGTGTTAATCCAtatcatttaagaaaaaagaagcaagtgAAACAAGCTGGACAGAGTGTCATTGTATGTATAAACGTCTCCTCATCAAGCAAATATAATTGAACACAGTAACACAAACTGTAATAATGAACTCTTGATAATTGTAGGACACTAAAAATTTTCGATAGCTTGCTCTCATTTTTTTGACAACACTTTccttacatatataatacatacactgcatatacatgtacatacacacactcacagcttacatacatacatatatacacacacacacgcgcgcgcgcgcgcgcgcgcacacacacacgcacgcacgcacgcagagCGCAGTGAATTAAATGTCATTAGACGAGAAACGGCTTGTAAAAAGATCAAGGAATTGGAATAAAAATGCGATTGTGGTACatcaatatttgtaaaaaaatacggCTCGTATGGTTCGAGAGtgataaaagttgaaaaaaaagtttgttgggAGAACGCGAAACAAAGTGATACTATGAGGAGGAAACTAACCGTAATCTACGTAACCTTCAATATATGTAGATTGAATAATTGGTTttacagaaatgagaaaataagACAAAGAAATTATGGCACGCggtcaaaataataattgtatttcgacagatttactataattttcaCACGTCAGACGCATCAATCGTATAATACCAACGAGTATACATATACGCCTATCGCTGGATAGCGTACCGTTGTAAATGTACAAGGCATTCCATTCTTCCTGATAGGTCAACTCGTCATTCTCTTGCACAAGTGTCGTTTTCCACCGCGGAAAATAGATATAGatcgtttatatatatttcatccGTTAACAACGCAATCTGCGTTCCGCATTAATGAATCGACTTAACAAAGCACTCACACcgcaagtaattttttctttatattgtcGATACGTCATATATACTCCTCGCCATTTACATATGTGACGTTCATTTTCGATGTAGACTGGAATCACGCAACCAGCAACacacagaacatatactatgagaaatgaaagctcTGTACTTAACATGGGAAACAAAAAACAAGACACTGCCATCTGATGGTAAGGTGGAAAATTAAATAGACTGTAGAAGGGGGTAGAGACCCTGTAAAAAGAGACGCGCCAACTCGTCACGTAGGCTGTTTACCTTTTAgaagacacaaatcgacacaaGTTAACACACTCGAACACAGTCTGACTCTCCTCctgagtagagtcctatataaagagagaagcgacattgatgtccgaagctctgattggtaatctgattgatacttgattggctaagtgAGCAGCTATattgggtgtttacgataactaatcggatctcggattggattgaacaatggtactcaacgtaggtatagaaaatttccctaggctaatcggattgacgattgctgtctcaaatgtaatccgattgatgacgaaagcgtggagaccgagaagcatgcttgaaaagtaagtctctttatttttttaaataataacacaaaaaatcaaagataaagttaaaaagaatgatttgaatttagatttattgtaattttttttgtctaaacactggatttcgtttaaatttctgtttgtaaaaattaattaatctattctaaagtttgtggttatatcggaaacaaatcaaaattaataaaaaattattaattattaggtacatattaaagcatataatatttcaagtatatcatataaaattcctgtttattataaacttagtaaaaataactttgaaattatttaactacattatacattaatcaatattgatttatatgttaaaaatcaataatgtctctgcaaacgttttttttattcttttccagatcgtaaataaacttcaactccaagaataaataaaaattactggaaaatggattgacatgaaaaaggcattattgaacaatatcaatttgtgctaacttaaaatttgtaaaatctgctattctttgttagttgttcattagagagtaataatataagaacggaatatacataaataaaattaatataattgtatgcatatatgatgcgtatattattactctctaataaacaactaataaagaaaagtagattttacaaattttaagttagcacaaattgatattgttcaataatgccctcttcatataaatacattttccagtaatttttatttattcaaggaattgaagtttatttacgatctggaaaagaataaaaagaacatttttagaaacattattgatttttaacatataaattaatattgattaatgtgtaatgtagttgaatgatttc harbors:
- the LOC105204757 gene encoding E3 ubiquitin-protein ligase HECTD1 isoform X2; translation: MADVDPETLLEWLSMGQGDERDMQLIALEQLCMLLLMSDNVDRCFECCPPRTFLPALCRIFLDELVPDSVLEVTARAITYYLDVSAECTRRVVAMEGAVKAICSRLSGAGLGSRVSRDLAEQCIKVLELVCAREAGAVFEAGGLPCALCFIREHGARVHRDTLHSAMAVVTRLCGKVEPQDKTLPDCVEALSVLLRHEDAHVADGALRCFASLADRFSRRGTDPAPLASNGLVSELLYRLSNAAGPGTSATATCSNPKTPPPSSTVSTIPTPEPKSCASVSTIISLLSTLCRGSPSITHDLLRSELPDAIEKALKGDERCALDSMRLIDLLLVLLFEGRSALGRSTTGGPSGPLLPRLRRLDSAGEKSHRQLIDCIRSKDTDALIEAIDTGGIEVNFMDDVGQTLLNWASAFGTQEMVEFLCDRGADVNKGQRSSSLHYAACFGRPAIAKVLLRHGANPDLRDEDGKTPLDKARERVDEGHREVAAILQSPGEWMLPPSQEHRKLETEVEEFTEPKGDPEMAPVYLKRLLPVFCATFQSTMLPSVRKASLSLIRKMVHYIQPELLVETCGSDRTGGCGAMLVEVIANVLDNEEYEIKAPLSSPTVFKTFGPAKLPGLTTHKPSSFRNYILDSTEDEDGHLVVLQMIQDLMIKGKDEFLEHFARLGVFSKVAALAGPQESTPEPEAESNQSGEEQRMEDAKELLIGRAYHWRDWCICRGRDCLYIWSDAAALELSNGSNGWFRFILDGKLATMYSSGSPEGGTDTSENRGEFLEKLQRARSQLKVNFVSQPVLSRPGTTRLVVGNWALSSRKESELCIHNSDGQQQATILREDLPGFIFESNRGTKHSFTAETSLGPEFAAGWTGKRGKRLRSKIEAIKQKVKVQAQEIYERYFKAAQAQPRGIVAKLGAIVNQIEKASQKQQSGSREWRDLLQTALEQLKVLLNEEGRVSAYELHSSGLIQALLALLAAPPGPSPTTLRATKLRMQRITTFKSCFQTKDTNKEPNSAKILVHKLVSVLESIEKLPVYLYDTPGSGYGLQILTRRLRFRLEKASSESALIDRSGRSLKMEPLSTIQQLENHLLKMVAKQWHDHDRSTFAFVKRLKEENKILFKYQHDFDENGLLYWIGTNAKTCSEWVNPGQYGLVVVTSSDGRNLPYGHLEDILSRDPSALNCHTNDDKRAWFSIDLGVWIIPSAYTLRHARGYGRSALRNWMFQASKDGVTWITLYAHVDDCSLNEPGSTSTWTLEPPSEETQGWRHLRLQQIGKNASGQTHYLSVSGFEVYGEVTGVCEDLGRAAKEAEAGVRKQRRFIKTQVLKHLVAGVRVSRGLDWKWRDQDGVPPGEGTVTGELHNGWIDVTWDHGGSNSYRMGAEGKYDLRLVGAGLDTDSTAKCKSGGGVLTGRKSNSTPSLPDCTDTAMRGSVASTDQAASADNLAAKQAAESIAESVLSVARAEAVVAVTGESGANSTSELSVVLHPRPDTTVTSDLATIVESLTLNTDCPVNSTSNRASSSKPLFATVRGNKASGGLLSLETAEVLDRMREGADRLRNNTNSFLSGELLGLVPVRISVSGESDENSLRIKSVPRHHPTGITDVAKDCTREKEASSSTQNTTGGCPVVVTNPMSVSVPNLACSDANNTLESTAATGLLETFAAMARRRTLGPAGGQHLASNSNTSCNPIRGPNSVSSLVRLALSPNFPGGLLSTAQSYPSLTSSGQVAGSGVTTTTGPGLGQALTMSLTSTSSDSEQVSLEDFLESCGGVATSSTGGGRTTGGPTLLTELEDDEDGVLEEEEDNEENDQEVSSVQCFIKSCGQCFKNESEEDEENEEEGDGCEGEYEEVMVSRNLLAAFMEEEAPQSSKRRAWDDEFVLKRQFSALIPAFDPRPGRTNINQTTDLEVPPPGSEAQVNSRIGSLPMPRLSLSLKGPGFPGIPDVEISLSDSHASIFQAVQELMQLTELGSRQEKLKRIWEPTYTIIYKEARDEESSGRATPIVTLYSRNPTQNANACTVEDVLQLLRHVFVLCTIRDESALVEQDESNDTTYWLHPDDFTSKKITNKIVQQIQDPLALAAGALPNWCEELARSCPFLLPFETRRLYFSCTAFGASRSIVWLQTQRDAILERQRAPGLSPRRDDSHEFRVGRLKHERVSVPRGEKLLDWAEQVLKVHASRKSILEVAFVGEEGTGLGPTLEFFALVAAELQRKDLGLWLCDDTADDNTATRILNEEQTCISGEKIRPAGYYVTRASGLFPAPLPQDSACCDRAVRYFWFLGVFLAKVLQDNRLVDLPLSRPFLKLMCRGDISNNVNEKIGLTTGVTQESMSSSMSSSFISEEEENDAAYSSLESCPWYAGLLDIEDLVEVDPVRGEFLREIQNAIAKRDRTFSDGPSSPDHEETSLHITHPSGTSVAIEDLALTMTYSPSSKVFQHDQVELIEGGSDIVVTIENAREYANLTINYCLNQGIYRQLEAFKSGFSKVFPMEKLHVFSPDEMRAMLCGEQNPQWTREDLLNYTEPKLGYTKESPGFQRFVNVLLSLTGPERKAFLQFATGCSALPPGGLCNLHPRLTVVRKVDAGSGGYPSVNTCVHYLKLPEYPTEEILRERLLAATRERGFHLN